A DNA window from Candidatus Zixiibacteriota bacterium contains the following coding sequences:
- a CDS encoding cytochrome c3 family protein, which produces MITMTRTIGLMATLVLWLAVSATAGQWHIAGSLPCNDCHVGHGTEGGQEIPGGPFSALLKKNTVNELCLSCHDGTDPTAPDVLSPTPMYSSSPAKESSAGFFLSVLTMNAGGHDLGLPAATPLQAAGVTMELQCSNCHAVHGNANYRNLLEDPAGAGSALEVLLGRDVFTARDPDNPPTASGSAGAYDRSNVAYAANYSAWCASCHDLVRFNTQSAPPAHFNGHPSDIAINQALPDSHTDATHWRMGTGAGFVDGGDAAGIPRLPFVNSQGTDFTTAATPLESNHVFCLSCHKAHGGPNTNAMHWPYVEGGSSFISGCQQCHNK; this is translated from the coding sequence ATGATCACGATGACCCGCACTATCGGGCTGATGGCCACGCTCGTCCTTTGGCTGGCGGTTTCCGCAACTGCCGGCCAGTGGCACATCGCCGGTTCACTCCCTTGCAACGACTGCCATGTTGGGCACGGGACCGAAGGTGGTCAGGAAATTCCCGGTGGCCCGTTCTCTGCCCTCCTCAAGAAAAACACGGTGAATGAGTTATGTCTGTCGTGTCATGATGGCACCGACCCGACCGCCCCCGATGTTCTGTCACCGACCCCGATGTATTCGTCCAGCCCCGCCAAAGAAAGCAGCGCGGGTTTCTTTCTTTCGGTACTGACGATGAATGCGGGTGGTCACGATCTCGGCCTGCCCGCGGCTACACCCCTGCAAGCAGCCGGGGTAACGATGGAACTGCAGTGTTCCAATTGCCACGCGGTCCACGGCAATGCCAATTATCGCAATCTGCTGGAGGACCCTGCGGGTGCTGGAAGCGCGCTGGAAGTTCTCCTTGGCCGCGACGTCTTTACCGCAAGGGATCCCGATAATCCACCCACGGCAAGCGGTTCAGCGGGAGCCTACGACCGAAGCAACGTTGCCTACGCGGCCAACTACTCCGCCTGGTGCGCATCGTGCCACGATCTGGTGCGCTTCAACACCCAGTCGGCTCCGCCGGCTCATTTCAACGGCCATCCCAGTGATATTGCGATCAACCAGGCGCTGCCGGACAGTCATACCGATGCGACCCACTGGCGCATGGGGACGGGTGCCGGATTTGTTGACGGTGGTGATGCTGCGGGCATACCCAGGCTGCCGTTCGTGAATTCACAGGGAACGGATTTTACCACCGCTGCCACGCCTCTCGAATCGAACCATGTCTTCTGCCTCAGTTGCCATAAGGCTCACGGTGGTCCAAATACCAACGCCATGCACTGGCCGTATGTCGAAGGCGGCAGCAGCTTTATCAGCGGATGTCAGCAATGTCACAACAAATGA